The Alkalibaculum bacchi genomic interval ATATTGATTCAGTTAGTTTTTGTTCAGTATGCCTATGGCCTTTTTTAGAATTTCAAGTGCATCCTCTTTATCCTTAAGTTCTTTTCGAAGTTTTGCGATCTCTTTTTCTGCATCTGATGAATAATTACCTGAGCCTCTATGATTTACTATTCCATCATTCTTCTTGGCATTTTGAATCCAGCCATTAAGACCTGATGGACTGACTTTGAGATCTTCAGCAACTTGTTTTATTGATTTACCAGACGTATAATAATAGTTAACAGCATCTTGTTTAAA includes:
- a CDS encoding transposase, with the protein product MGTKNKQYSAEFKQDAVNYYYTSGKSIKQVAEDLKVSPSGLNGWIQNAKKNDGIVNHRGSGNYSSDAEKEIAKLRKELKDKEDALEILKKAIGILNKN